AGCATCATATGTATCTGGCTACGGAGCGGGATGAAGAACTCTGGCCTTTCAATGATCCTTCCAAGCCCCGCTGGTTCCGCTGCTCGGCGGCCTTTCTGGAGTTGTGTTTGGGCCTGTTCTTCACGCCCTATTTGTTCCTGCGCTGCTTCTTTGCCAAGGACACCACTGTCCGCAGCCCGCGGGTCCGCAAACGCATCTGGAAGGAACTGATCGGCACTCTGGTCTTTTGGGGAGTTGTCGTCAGCATCGTCGCTTGGTTTGGCCTGTGGAAATACTACTTCTGCATGTATCTCATCCCTGCGATGCTCGCGGCCAATCTGCAAAGCTGGCGCAAGTACATTGAGCATGTCGGGCTGCGCGGCACCTCGGCCACTGGAGCGACCCGCAGCATCGTGAGTGAAGGCATCGCTGGCAAGCTGCTGGCCTTCAGCCTGCTGCACGAGCCTTTCCACGGCCTGCATCATCGCCATGCAGGGCTGCACCATTACGAGCTGCCTGCCCGCGCATCGGAGCTGGAACCCAAGACGCCGGAAGAGACCAAGCCTTACCCTAACTACCGCTCAGCCGTATTCGATCTGCTGCGTGATCTTGCGGATCCCAAAGTAGGGCCGCAATGGTTCAGCCAGACGAAGACAAAGGATGTCACTAACTCTGTGGCGATGCCCGGTTGAAACGGACTGGGCCACAACCACCTTTCCCGATCCCTTCATGAGTTCCACCCTTGCGTCTGCTGGCTCTGCCGCGCCTGTT
Above is a window of Prosthecobacter debontii DNA encoding:
- a CDS encoding fatty acid desaturase family protein is translated as MNASTTSSDPLNLNVQGDLADPHEAHWISRSAFQILVFILVFIQAGLFASLYYDVTWLTVVTTLLAGHFMHGVLIGFHEASHGLLRKNRTFNEFDGVFIGMLSLTSFTLYRVLHQKHHMYLATERDEELWPFNDPSKPRWFRCSAAFLELCLGLFFTPYLFLRCFFAKDTTVRSPRVRKRIWKELIGTLVFWGVVVSIVAWFGLWKYYFCMYLIPAMLAANLQSWRKYIEHVGLRGTSATGATRSIVSEGIAGKLLAFSLLHEPFHGLHHRHAGLHHYELPARASELEPKTPEETKPYPNYRSAVFDLLRDLADPKVGPQWFSQTKTKDVTNSVAMPG